A genomic stretch from Cyprinus carpio isolate SPL01 chromosome A12, ASM1834038v1, whole genome shotgun sequence includes:
- the LOC109078863 gene encoding MAGUK p55 subfamily member 3-like isoform X2 encodes MPVLSPTTGLHEMLALLTSQLHPDANHKEDTVFLREVFSERSLSYLMKIHERLRQFQLQSPTPVLHSASCLAEDVIEELQNGPLEEDERELLTLLTAPHVKAVLTVHDTVAQKNFEPVLPPLPDDLDDELEEESVKIVRLVKNKEPLGATIRRDEVTGAVVVARIMRGGAADRSGLVHVGDELREVNGNLIIHKRPEEISQILSQSQGSITLKIIPAIKEEDRFKESKVYLRALFDYTPFEDKATPCQEAGLPFTRGDILQVVSQDDPTWWQAKRVGDSNLRAGLIPSRQFQERRLLYRMKMGTHQSPKSTRASPCDQTCEKEDCDSEGGVSGQHIAGLRRSFRLSRKDHQDLTKESRPAESTESEFLIYEEVTLYQMRPQDKPRLVVLIGSLGARINELKQKVIAENPHRYGVAVPHTTRPRKSHEKEGVEYHFISKQAFESDIQSNKFIEYGEYKNNQYGTSLESIRSVLARNKVCLVDVQPEALKILRTAEFKPYVIFVKPRIPEIRLQHSSPTSPGRSDNGHITDEDLQDMRQSAEQIDQQYGHLVDRVLIKEDSASACVELRNILDRLEREPKWVPVSWVRS; translated from the exons ATGCCTGTTCTCTCACCTACCACAG GTTTACATGAGATGCTAGCCCTCCTCACTTCCCAGCTGCATCCAGATGCTAATCATAAAGAGGACACGGTTTTCCTCAGGGAGGTCTTCAGTGAGAGGAGCCTCAGCTATCTTATGAAA ATCCATGAGCGACTCAGGCAGTTCCAGCTCCAGAGCCCGACCCCAGTGCTCCACAGCGCATCCTGCCTGGCCGAAGAT GTCATAGAGGAGCTACAGAACGGACCATTGGAAGAAGATGAGCGAGAACTCTTAACACTTCTTACTGCTCCACATGTGAAG GCAGTGCTAACAGTACATGACACAGTGGCGCAGAAGAACTTTGAGCCTGTGCTCCCCCCTTTGCCGGATGATTTAGACGATGAACTAGAGGAGGAATCAGTGAAGATTGTGCGTTTGGTGAAGAACAAGGAGCCTCTT GGTGCAACCATCCGCAGGGATGAAGTAACTGGGGCGGTAGTGGTTGCTAGGATAATGAGGGGTGGGGCTGCAGACCGCAGTG GTCTAGTACATGTTGGAGATGAGTTGAGGGAGGTCAATGGAAATCTAATTATACACAAACGTCCTGAGGAGATCAGCCAGATTCTG TCTCAGTCTCAGGGCTCGATCACTCTGAAGATAATCCCTGCCATTAAGGAGGAGGACAGATTCAAGGAGAGTAAG gtctATTTAAGAGCCCTGTTTGATTACACACCATTTGAAGACAAGGCCACACCCTGTCAGGAGGCAGGACTGCCTTTCACACGTGGGGACATCCTGCAGGTGGTGAGCCAAGATGACCCAACATGGTGGCAGGCCAAAAGAGTGGGAGACAGCAACCTGCGTGCTGGACTCATTCCTTCAAGACAGTTCCAGGAGAG ACGACTGTTGTATAGGATGAAAATGGGAACACACCAGAGCCCTAAATCAACTAGAGCATCACCAT GTGACCAAACTTGTGAAAAAG AGGACTGTGACAGTGAGGGCGGTGTCAGTGGACAGCACATAG CTGGTCTAAGGAGAAGCTTCAGACTGAGCCGCAAGGATCACCAGGATTTGACCAAAGAGTCTCGTCCAGCGGAGTCCACAGAGAGTGAGTTTCTCATATATGAAGAGGTTACACTATATCAGATGAGACCCCAAGACAAACCAAGACTTGTGGTGCTGATAG gaTCTCTTGGTGCTCGAATCAATGAGCTGAAACAGAAGGTGATTGCTGAGAATCCTCATCGGTACGGTGTCGCTGTGCCAC ACACAACAAGACCCAGGAAAAGCCATGAAAAGGAAGGTGTAGAATACCACTTCATATCCAAGCAAGCCTTTGAGTCTGACATCCAATCGAATAA GTTTATTGAATATGGTGAATATAAGAATAACCAGTATGGGACAAGTCTGGAGTCAATCCGGAGTGTCCTGGCGAGAAATAAAGTCTGTCTAGTAGATGTTCAACCTGAG GCCCTGAAAATCCTCCGTACAGCAGAGTTTAAGCCCTATGTGATTTTTGTAAAGCCACGCATCCCTGAGATTCGTCTGCAACATAGCTCCCCTACATCACCAGGAAGGAGTGACAATGGACACATCACA GATGAAGACCTGCAGGACATGAGGCAGTCAGCCGAGCAGATTGACCAGCAATATGGCCACCTAGTGGACAGGGTACTGATAAAGGAGGACTCTGCTAGTGCCTGTGTAGAGCTGAGGAATATTCTGGATCGACTTGAGAGGGAGCCAAAGTGGGTGCCTGTCAGCTGGGTCCGATCTTGA
- the LOC109078863 gene encoding MAGUK p55 subfamily member 3-like isoform X3, with protein sequence MPVLSPTTGLHEMLALLTSQLHPDANHKEDTVFLREVFSERSLSYLMKIHERLRQFQLQSPTPVLHSASCLAEDVIEELQNGPLEEDERELLTLLTAPHVKAVLTVHDTVAQKNFEPVLPPLPDDLDDELEEESVKIVRLVKNKEPLGATIRRDEVTGAVVVARIMRGGAADRSGLVHVGDELREVNGNLIIHKRPEEISQILSQSQGSITLKIIPAIKEEDRFKESKVYLRALFDYTPFEDKATPCQEAGLPFTRGDILQVVSQDDPTWWQAKRVGDSNLRAGLIPSRQFQERRLLYRMKMGTHQSPKSTRASPCDQTCEKAGLRRSFRLSRKDHQDLTKESRPAESTESEFLIYEEVTLYQMRPQDKPRLVVLIGSLGARINELKQKVIAENPHRYGVAVPHTTRPRKSHEKEGVEYHFISKQAFESDIQSNKFIEYGEYKNNQYGTSLESIRSVLARNKVCLVDVQPEALKILRTAEFKPYVIFVKPRIPEIRLQHSSPTSPGRSDNGHITDEDLQDMRQSAEQIDQQYGHLVDRVLIKEDSASACVELRNILDRLEREPKWVPVSWVRS encoded by the exons ATGCCTGTTCTCTCACCTACCACAG GTTTACATGAGATGCTAGCCCTCCTCACTTCCCAGCTGCATCCAGATGCTAATCATAAAGAGGACACGGTTTTCCTCAGGGAGGTCTTCAGTGAGAGGAGCCTCAGCTATCTTATGAAA ATCCATGAGCGACTCAGGCAGTTCCAGCTCCAGAGCCCGACCCCAGTGCTCCACAGCGCATCCTGCCTGGCCGAAGAT GTCATAGAGGAGCTACAGAACGGACCATTGGAAGAAGATGAGCGAGAACTCTTAACACTTCTTACTGCTCCACATGTGAAG GCAGTGCTAACAGTACATGACACAGTGGCGCAGAAGAACTTTGAGCCTGTGCTCCCCCCTTTGCCGGATGATTTAGACGATGAACTAGAGGAGGAATCAGTGAAGATTGTGCGTTTGGTGAAGAACAAGGAGCCTCTT GGTGCAACCATCCGCAGGGATGAAGTAACTGGGGCGGTAGTGGTTGCTAGGATAATGAGGGGTGGGGCTGCAGACCGCAGTG GTCTAGTACATGTTGGAGATGAGTTGAGGGAGGTCAATGGAAATCTAATTATACACAAACGTCCTGAGGAGATCAGCCAGATTCTG TCTCAGTCTCAGGGCTCGATCACTCTGAAGATAATCCCTGCCATTAAGGAGGAGGACAGATTCAAGGAGAGTAAG gtctATTTAAGAGCCCTGTTTGATTACACACCATTTGAAGACAAGGCCACACCCTGTCAGGAGGCAGGACTGCCTTTCACACGTGGGGACATCCTGCAGGTGGTGAGCCAAGATGACCCAACATGGTGGCAGGCCAAAAGAGTGGGAGACAGCAACCTGCGTGCTGGACTCATTCCTTCAAGACAGTTCCAGGAGAG ACGACTGTTGTATAGGATGAAAATGGGAACACACCAGAGCCCTAAATCAACTAGAGCATCACCAT GTGACCAAACTTGTGAAAAAG CTGGTCTAAGGAGAAGCTTCAGACTGAGCCGCAAGGATCACCAGGATTTGACCAAAGAGTCTCGTCCAGCGGAGTCCACAGAGAGTGAGTTTCTCATATATGAAGAGGTTACACTATATCAGATGAGACCCCAAGACAAACCAAGACTTGTGGTGCTGATAG gaTCTCTTGGTGCTCGAATCAATGAGCTGAAACAGAAGGTGATTGCTGAGAATCCTCATCGGTACGGTGTCGCTGTGCCAC ACACAACAAGACCCAGGAAAAGCCATGAAAAGGAAGGTGTAGAATACCACTTCATATCCAAGCAAGCCTTTGAGTCTGACATCCAATCGAATAA GTTTATTGAATATGGTGAATATAAGAATAACCAGTATGGGACAAGTCTGGAGTCAATCCGGAGTGTCCTGGCGAGAAATAAAGTCTGTCTAGTAGATGTTCAACCTGAG GCCCTGAAAATCCTCCGTACAGCAGAGTTTAAGCCCTATGTGATTTTTGTAAAGCCACGCATCCCTGAGATTCGTCTGCAACATAGCTCCCCTACATCACCAGGAAGGAGTGACAATGGACACATCACA GATGAAGACCTGCAGGACATGAGGCAGTCAGCCGAGCAGATTGACCAGCAATATGGCCACCTAGTGGACAGGGTACTGATAAAGGAGGACTCTGCTAGTGCCTGTGTAGAGCTGAGGAATATTCTGGATCGACTTGAGAGGGAGCCAAAGTGGGTGCCTGTCAGCTGGGTCCGATCTTGA
- the LOC109078863 gene encoding MAGUK p55 subfamily member 3-like isoform X1, with protein MPVLSPTTGLHEMLALLTSQLHPDANHKEDTVFLREVFSERSLSYLMKIHERLRQFQLQSPTPVLHSASCLAEDVIEELQNGPLEEDERELLTLLTAPHVKAVLTVHDTVAQKNFEPVLPPLPDDLDDELEEESVKIVRLVKNKEPLGATIRRDEVTGAVVVARIMRGGAADRSGLVHVGDELREVNGNLIIHKRPEEISQILSQSQGSITLKIIPAIKEEDRFKESKVYLRALFDYTPFEDKATPCQEAGLPFTRGDILQVVSQDDPTWWQAKRVGDSNLRAGLIPSRQFQERRLLYRMKMGTHQSPKSTRASPCDQTCEKEDCDSEGGVSGQHIVSPKCKAVAPSCGQAFSWEFYSAGLRRSFRLSRKDHQDLTKESRPAESTESEFLIYEEVTLYQMRPQDKPRLVVLIGSLGARINELKQKVIAENPHRYGVAVPHTTRPRKSHEKEGVEYHFISKQAFESDIQSNKFIEYGEYKNNQYGTSLESIRSVLARNKVCLVDVQPEALKILRTAEFKPYVIFVKPRIPEIRLQHSSPTSPGRSDNGHITDEDLQDMRQSAEQIDQQYGHLVDRVLIKEDSASACVELRNILDRLEREPKWVPVSWVRS; from the exons ATGCCTGTTCTCTCACCTACCACAG GTTTACATGAGATGCTAGCCCTCCTCACTTCCCAGCTGCATCCAGATGCTAATCATAAAGAGGACACGGTTTTCCTCAGGGAGGTCTTCAGTGAGAGGAGCCTCAGCTATCTTATGAAA ATCCATGAGCGACTCAGGCAGTTCCAGCTCCAGAGCCCGACCCCAGTGCTCCACAGCGCATCCTGCCTGGCCGAAGAT GTCATAGAGGAGCTACAGAACGGACCATTGGAAGAAGATGAGCGAGAACTCTTAACACTTCTTACTGCTCCACATGTGAAG GCAGTGCTAACAGTACATGACACAGTGGCGCAGAAGAACTTTGAGCCTGTGCTCCCCCCTTTGCCGGATGATTTAGACGATGAACTAGAGGAGGAATCAGTGAAGATTGTGCGTTTGGTGAAGAACAAGGAGCCTCTT GGTGCAACCATCCGCAGGGATGAAGTAACTGGGGCGGTAGTGGTTGCTAGGATAATGAGGGGTGGGGCTGCAGACCGCAGTG GTCTAGTACATGTTGGAGATGAGTTGAGGGAGGTCAATGGAAATCTAATTATACACAAACGTCCTGAGGAGATCAGCCAGATTCTG TCTCAGTCTCAGGGCTCGATCACTCTGAAGATAATCCCTGCCATTAAGGAGGAGGACAGATTCAAGGAGAGTAAG gtctATTTAAGAGCCCTGTTTGATTACACACCATTTGAAGACAAGGCCACACCCTGTCAGGAGGCAGGACTGCCTTTCACACGTGGGGACATCCTGCAGGTGGTGAGCCAAGATGACCCAACATGGTGGCAGGCCAAAAGAGTGGGAGACAGCAACCTGCGTGCTGGACTCATTCCTTCAAGACAGTTCCAGGAGAG ACGACTGTTGTATAGGATGAAAATGGGAACACACCAGAGCCCTAAATCAACTAGAGCATCACCAT GTGACCAAACTTGTGAAAAAG AGGACTGTGACAGTGAGGGCGGTGTCAGTGGACAGCACATAG TTTCTCCAAAGTGTAAGGCGGTGGCACCGTCCTGTGGTCAGGCCTTTTCCTGGGAGTTTTACTCAG CTGGTCTAAGGAGAAGCTTCAGACTGAGCCGCAAGGATCACCAGGATTTGACCAAAGAGTCTCGTCCAGCGGAGTCCACAGAGAGTGAGTTTCTCATATATGAAGAGGTTACACTATATCAGATGAGACCCCAAGACAAACCAAGACTTGTGGTGCTGATAG gaTCTCTTGGTGCTCGAATCAATGAGCTGAAACAGAAGGTGATTGCTGAGAATCCTCATCGGTACGGTGTCGCTGTGCCAC ACACAACAAGACCCAGGAAAAGCCATGAAAAGGAAGGTGTAGAATACCACTTCATATCCAAGCAAGCCTTTGAGTCTGACATCCAATCGAATAA GTTTATTGAATATGGTGAATATAAGAATAACCAGTATGGGACAAGTCTGGAGTCAATCCGGAGTGTCCTGGCGAGAAATAAAGTCTGTCTAGTAGATGTTCAACCTGAG GCCCTGAAAATCCTCCGTACAGCAGAGTTTAAGCCCTATGTGATTTTTGTAAAGCCACGCATCCCTGAGATTCGTCTGCAACATAGCTCCCCTACATCACCAGGAAGGAGTGACAATGGACACATCACA GATGAAGACCTGCAGGACATGAGGCAGTCAGCCGAGCAGATTGACCAGCAATATGGCCACCTAGTGGACAGGGTACTGATAAAGGAGGACTCTGCTAGTGCCTGTGTAGAGCTGAGGAATATTCTGGATCGACTTGAGAGGGAGCCAAAGTGGGTGCCTGTCAGCTGGGTCCGATCTTGA